One part of the Glycine soja cultivar W05 chromosome 11, ASM419377v2, whole genome shotgun sequence genome encodes these proteins:
- the LOC114376689 gene encoding phototropin-1-like, which produces MEQSEKSLTKISPLRSSFPRDPRGSLEVFNPNTSALASTSTNARVRSQPLWKSWTESEEPRNEIAATSWMAINPAAGESGEAAQRAAEWGLVLRTDTETGKPQGVAVRNSGGEEPNAAKLAAAASSSRKNSQNSARTSGDSSDGGGGGGGIPRISEDVMGALSAFQQTFVVSDATKADYPILYASAGFFKMTGYTSKEVIGRNCRFLQGADTDPEDVAKIREALQAGKIYCGRLLNYKKDGTPFWNLLTISPIKDEDGKVLKFIGMQVEVSKHTEGSKEKTLRPNGLPESLIRYDARQKEKATSSVTELLQAMKRPRALSESASRPSIRKSGSRSSDEEKLEQEQEDDKEKAQKTLRRISESGASFGRKSEGSGNRISMERISELPENKHRNSQRRSFMGFRRKSQSNDESMDSEVIEDESSESEDDERPNSFELDDKEKQREKRKGLDLATTLERIEKNFVITDPRLPDNPIIFASDSFLELTEYSREEILGRNCRFLQGPETDPATVNKIREAIDNQTEVTVQLINYTKSGKKFWNLFHLQPMRDQKGEVQYFIGVQLDGSQHVEPLHNCIAEDTAKEGEQLVKQTAENVDEAVRDLPDANKKPDDLWTNHSKTVHPKPHRKDDPAWKAIQKVLESGEQIGLKHFRPIKPLGSGDTGSVHLVELRGTGQYFAMKAMDKGVMLNRNKVHRACAEREILDKLDHPFLPALYASFQTKTHVCLITDYCPGGELFLLLDRQPTKVLKEDAVRFYAAEVVIALEYLHCQGIIYRDLKPENVLLQSNGHVSLTDFDLSCLTSSKPQLIIPATNSKKKKKKKQKSQEVPMFMAEPMRASNSFVGTEEYIAPEIITGSGHTSAVDWWALGILIYEMLYGYTPFRGKTRQKTFANILHKDLKFPKSKPVSLQGKQLIYWLLQRDPKDRLGSREGANEIKRHPFFRGVNWALVRCMKPPELDAPLLPETEEEKEAKDIHPGLEDLQTNIF; this is translated from the exons ATGGAGCAGTCAGAAAAATCGCTCACGAAAATATCACCACTAAGATCATCATTTCCGAGAGATCCACGTGGCTCACTCGAAGTGTTCAACCCAAACACTTCAGCTTTAGCTTCAACTTCAACCAACGCCCGCGTGCGTTCACAGCCTCTTTGGAAATCGTGGACGGAGTCGGAAGAACCGCGCAATGAAATCGCTGCCACGTCGTGGATGGCCATCAATCCGGCGGCCGGAGAAAGCGGCGAGGCGGCGCAGAGGGCGGCGGAGTGGGGGTTGGTGCTCCGGACCGACACCGAGACCGGCAAGCCGCAGGGGGTGGCGGTGAGGAACTCCGGCGGCGAGGAACCTAACGCCGCGAAACTCGCCGCCGCTGCTTCGTCATCCAGGAAGAACTCTCAGAACTCCGCCAGAACTTCCGGCGACTCTTCGGACGGCGGCGGCGGAGGCGGAGGGATTCCGAGAATTTCGGAGGATGTGATGGGAGCTTTGTCGGCTTTTCAACAGACTTTCGTGGTTTCGGATGCTACCAAAGCCGATTACCCGATCCTGTATGCGAGTGCTGGGTTCTTTAAAATGACGGGTTATACGTCCAAGGAAGTTATTGGGAGAAATTG TCGTTTTTTACAGGGTGCGGACACGGATCCCGAAGACGTGGCAAAGATAAGGGAAGCATTGCAAGCTGGGAAAATTTACTGCGGAAGGCTATTAAATTACAAGAAGGATGGGACACCTTTCTGGAACCTTCTCACTATTTCACCCATCAAGGATGAAGATGGCAAAGTTCTCAAATTTATTGG AATGCAAGTGGAGGTTAGCAAGCACACGGAGGGGTCCAAGGAGAAGACGCTACGTCCAAATGGATTGCCCGAATCCTTGATTCGATATGATG CACGGCAGAAAGAGAAGGCTACAAGTTCAGTAACTGAGTTGCTGCAGGCCATGAAGCGCCCCCGAGCATTAAGTGAATCCGCAAGCCGTCCCTCCATCAGAAAATCAGGATCTAGATCTTCAGacgaagaaaaattagaacaagaacaagaagatGACAAAGAGAAAGCACAAAAAACATTAAGAAGAATATCTGAGAGTGGAGCTTCATTTGGACGCAAGTCCGAAGGATCAGGAAATAGAATTTCAATGGAAAGAATCAGTGAACTGCCCGAAAATAAACACAGAAACTCTCAACGACGTTCTTTCATGGg GTTCAGGAGGAAAAGTCAGTCCAATGATGAAAGCATGGATAGTGAAGTCATTGAGGACGAGAGCTCTGAGAGTGAGGATGATGAGAGGCCTAATAGTTTTGAATTAGATGACAAAGAAAAGCAGAGGGAAAAGCGAAAAGGTCTTGATCTTGCTACCACGCTTGAACGTATTGAGAAAAACTTCGTCATTACTGATCCAAGGCTTCCAGACAATCCTATA ATCTTTGCATCGGATAGCTTCTTAGAGCTTACAGAATATAGTCGTGAAGAAATCTTGGGAAGGAATTGCAG GTTTCTGCAAGGACCTGAAACTGATCCAGCAACTGTGAACAAAATTAGAGAGGCAATTGACAACCAAACAGAAGTTACCGTGCAACTAATCAATTATACAAAGAGTG GAAAGAAGTTCTGGAACCTGTTTCATTTGCAACCTATGCGTGATCAGAAG GGAGAAGTGCAGTATTTTATTGGTGTTCAACTTGATGGTAGTCAACATGTAGAGCCTCTTCACAACTGCATCGCAGAAGATACTGCAAAGGAGGGAGAACAATTG GTAAAACAAACTGCAGAAAATGTCGATGAGGCAGTGAGAGATCTTCCGGATGCTAATAAG AAACCAGATGATTTATGGACAAATCATTCAAAAACAGTTCACCCGAAACCTCATAGGAAGGATGACCCTGCATGGAAAGCTATCCAGAAG GTCCTAGAAAGTGGAGAACAGATAGGCTTAAAGCATTTCAGGCCAATTAAACCATTGGGGTCAGGAGATACTGGCAG TGTGCATCTGGTGGAGCTACGTGGAACTGGTCAATATTTTGCGATGAAAGCTATGGATAAGGGTGTTATGCTCAATCGTAATAAG GTGCATAGAGCTTGCGCAGAGAGAGAAATTCTTGACAAGTTGGACCACCCTTTTCTACCTGCATTATATGCTTCCTTCCAG ACCAAAACACACGTTTGTTTGATTACTGATTATTGTCCTGGGGGAGAACTATTCCTGCTTCTTGATCGGCAGCCAACTAAGGTTCTCAAGGAAGATGCCGTGAG attttatgCAGCAGAGGTAGTGATCGCATTGGAGTACCTTCATTGCCAAG gaataatatatcgagatttgAAGCCAGAAAATGTGTTACTCCAGAGCAATGGGCATGTGTCCCTAACAGATTTTGATTTGTCATGTTTAACATCTAGCAAGCCACAG CTTATAATTCCAGCTACCaattcaaagaagaagaaaaagaagaaacagaaaagtCAAGAGGTTCCAATGTTTATGGCAGAACCAATGAGAGCATCAAATTCTTTTGTTGGCACGGAAGAGTACATTGCTCCG GAAATTATAACTGGTTCAGGTCACACAAGTGCTGTGGATTGGTGGGCTCTAG GTATTCTAATATATGAAATGCTTTATGGGTATACGCCATTCCGGGGGAAAACAAGACAAAAAACATTTGCAAATATTCTTCACAAGGACCTTAAATTTCCCAAAAGTAAACCG GTAAGTCTCCAGGGAAAGCAGCTAATTTACTGGTTGTTGCAGAGAGATCCTAAAGACAGATTGGGTTCACGTGAAGGAGCAAATGAAATTAAACGTCATCCTTTCTTCCGGGGTGTCAATTGGGCACTAGTTCGTTGCATG AAACCTCCTGAGCTTGATGCTCCTCTCTTACCGGAaactgaagaagaaaaagaagccaAAGATATACATCCTGGGCTAGAGGATCTGCAgacaaatattttctaa